Genomic DNA from Phyllostomus discolor isolate MPI-MPIP mPhyDis1 chromosome 12, mPhyDis1.pri.v3, whole genome shotgun sequence:
CGGAGACCTGAGTAAAATACTGAGGGTAGGGATAAAACACGCCCACATTATTTACCAGGATGCCAATGTCTTTGTCTCTCAAGGCTTCTCGAATTGGGTCATAGATCTCACGGCCACTACTGAAGTCTGCCACTATAATATCGGTTTCTACTTTGTAGGTGTCAGCAATGTCCTTAGCAACCATCTGCAACTTCTCTTGGTTCCGACTAATCAGGACGATATTGAGGCCACGGCTTGCTAACTCTTCTGCATAGGCTTTTCCAATCCCATCTGTTGCACCTACAATACAACCAGGAAAAGTGAGCATACCCATTTCACGGTGAGATCTTTAAAATGAACCTTAAATATCCCTCTCGCATTTCTGGGCTTAATCAGCGAAGAGACTCACACTAACAGTAAAGCAAGTTCTAATACTGATCAGCCAAGCACAACGTCACAATATGAATGACACACGCTAGGCAAACACTCTCCCAGACTTCTGACAGGTAGCCGAAGAGCTGTTTTACATTCACCAAGTTGATAAGGAGACACAGTAGGAAACTGTTTTCAAACATATATCTGGCTTGCACAAGTGCCAGGAGACACTTTCCCGGGAAATGATAaatgtaaatgatatttaaaataaggaaagcaTTTCTGAAAGTGGTGACAGTTTGTAAGGACAATTTCAAAATagagagcaaaaaggaaaagcaaagcgTAGGAAGGTGGGGCTGGAGCAACACTGGGAGTAAGAGAGGGCAGAGTAAGgacaaaaatcaaaggaaaattctTCCAAGATGATGGCAGCGAGAAAATGTGAACATAAtcataacagtttttttttaaatcaacaagtTCGCACAAAAAGTCACATTAAATTCAGTAACTCCTTCAATAATGCACCCAAGTTAAAACACAAACAGGAAAGATTGTTTTGATGTTAAATTAGACAGGAACGGCAATCTCATTTCTTACCACTCACGACTGCCCATCTCCCATACTGCTTGACCAGATCTGCTCTGCTCACCAGGCGAGGGACAAAGTGCAGCCTGATGAGGCTGTAAAAGTCACAGATGACAGTGATGCTTTTTCTGGCCGTGTACCAGGCTCCAACCAAGGCTAGAGCTTCCACGTAGCAATTGCACGACCTGGCGATTTCCCTATACAAGAGGTAGAAGCTGTCGACGGCAGCCATGGCAGCCtacaggaaaggggaagagaggcatTCTTTGCTTAGTAAGTTAAAGAAACATGCATAGCCTGAGTGAAGAAAATATCTGAGGACATCAAAACTGAGTAATTTTGCATGCAAACAACACTAATAGTTCAAATGCATGCATGGGTCCAGGAAAGTTAACATTTGTAGTTTATAAAGCTCTTCTCTTACAAAGAGATTAATCAATACAACTACCAAGAGTTACAAAATTCCTACTAAAATTCAAGCACTTGTTGTGGATACAGAGATAAACACAATATGCTCTGTGCCCTAAAAAAGCTCCGAGCTCAGTATAATGACATGCACAgactttttactttatataacAGATGAGagggatgtttatttctttgctttattcATAATGAGCAAGTACAAAGGCCTACTGCCCATGTagaaacaaagcagaagaaaCAGAGGTAATACTAAGACATGGCCTTAGCTGCAAAGAGCTTACAACCTGCTTGAGACAAAACTAAATAATAAGCTTTCACATAAATTAATATCCACAAAcgtatatttaaaaagaaatactcccccagcaggccagtgtggctcggtaggttggagcactgtcccatgactgaaaggttgtgagttcgattacacatacctaggttgcgggctCACTCCCCAGTCcaggcgtgtatgggaggcaaccaatcgatgttcctctctcacatcaatgtttctctctctcccttcctttctctctaaaaaacgATGAAAAAGATATCCCGCGgtgaatataaaaaaagaagaatactACCTAAACTCTAAGACATGGTTTTCTCAAACGACAGTGGGGTAAGCACTCCTCCGTCTTCCCAGGTTAGTTTGTTCGCCATTATGTTTGACTGGGCCCTTatgtttgagaaagaaaagcccaATACAACTCTCGAGCTAGGTGCCCACGCGGCAGACATTTACAAAGCACCACCACTATATTCCACGTACTGTGACGGATGCTAAGGATTCAATGGTGAATTAAATAATTGTCCCTAGGAGAAGAGACAAACATCTAACAAACCAATTTTAAATGCCATACGAACTGGTGCACACGTGCCTGCAATCAGAGATAAGCCTGCAGGGGCAGACAAAGGCCAGGCATACCCAAGACTGATGAACTTCACCCTGTACTGGACCTGGGGAGCCACTGAGCCCACTGTGTACTACCTACGGGGGACAAGACAGCAAACACACCAGAACAGACTACATTTAGATCACAGGGACCTCAGATATACACAAACACAAggatatttattatagaaaagaaAGCTGATTTTAAGCcaacatatatgtacataaaacTTCTGAGTTACTGTCTTTTATAGAAATcccattaaaagagaaaaaaacaaatcctgAACCTAAGAAAATACCCAAGAGCAGCAAAACTTAAGACAGAATGAGTGAGTTCCCTCCCACTCTACTATAATGTGAGCTCGACCAAACTGCAGagtaaaaaatgaactaagcagaagaaaataaattaaccaCAAATggatatgtttatataaaaatgacataatACTGTGATTCAAAggcacataaaataattttaaaattattgaatataCATATGACTATATATGTTGAATGTTAACATTTGCGGTCCAAATCACAAAccaaaaaaacatacaaaggaaATATGGTAGactgaagaaatacaaaggcAACAGGATTCTTAAATGACCCACAATAAGGATATAACCTCTTATCaaacaaaatgttttacattGCTACCACACTGCTAATTAAGTTGATATGACACTAAGTAAGTTAAAGAATGTTTTTCtcaaataacaatacaaaaatgaCTGAAGTTGGGCCACCTTATTTCCTATACATAAAATGCTACATAGTAGGAATCTGCCCATAGAAACCCCCTACAAGTGAATGCCAAGACTGATCAGGAAAACATTATACACTTTATTAAGTGCACAAACCAAATACCGAAAAACAGTCCAGTGCCCCTTCGGGGTAAATTTTCCTCATGGACCACACTGGCTAAGACTTCCTGAAACATGAAGCACCAGGACCAACCAAGTGTAGACTGCAGAtgcctttctttctctgaccAACCCGCCAGACCACAGGCAGTAATACTCCTCGTTGCTCCCAGAGCCTCTGAATACTTTTAAAGTTAGGATCGTTTGTCTCGAAACGgttccttctttttctgctgTGCATGAATGCCTCTCAAAGTTTCCAGACACTTGACAAGAGGGAATGCCATGCCGCCCCTTTCCAAGGGTCCCTTGCTCCACGGTCTCCATACACAGCTGAGGCAGCTGGCTGCTGGGTGTGCCCCTGGCCCGCCTTGGTACCACAGGGCTGTGGTGGATGCAGTTTCTGAATAGGATTAACAGCAAGATTcccaaagaaataaccaaaacagTCATTTCTTAcaagaaagaacataaaaactGAGATTCCATGTCAAACCAGCCTAAGCTGGGAGGTTCTGAAATAACATTCGAAAGAGTACATGTGCTTTTGTCAGAACTAATCAAATACTAGGCcatgacacacaaaaaataatgacTAGTACACACTAGCACTTTTcaaacaaaatgtaacaaaactagaaataacaAAACTATGACAAAAAATGAGATACTTGGAATATTCCATCTTTTCTTCTAAGTAACAGGTGGGCATACAGCTAAGATGTTAAAACAATGTtctcaatgaaaaattaaataccaCATACCAAGATCTAATGGGTGGTAACCAAAGTAACGCTTCTGGGAAAGGTAACTGTACAAAGCGTATACAACAAGGTTCCAGCTGAAAAGGAGGAGGTCTGACAGGCCTCCTGGAACCACCTCACACTGATGAGAAACTGAATCTCTTCCCCCTCAAACACAGTATTTTCCAAGAATTTGAAAGATGTTTGACTACAAAGGAGTTTCCCGATTTTTCTACTCCAGTTATTAACTTCCCTAGTTTTCCTCTTAACCTTCTCTGCCAGTTCTAGGCCTTCAGGAACATGCTGTTCAGTCTCTCCTTAAGGCTAATCTGTGAACAAAATCCAACACAAAACAAActccttttctgccctggctggtgtggctcagtggactgagtgctggccagcAATCAAAGGGTCGCAGGCTGggttcccagtccaggcacatgcctgggttgctggccaggtctccagtagggggtgtgtgagaggcaaccacacactgatgtttctctccctctctttttccttaccttcctctctctccaaaaataaataaataaatcttaaaaaaaaaaaaatcctttcttttgCCCTCATAGCTCAGATGGGAGAACTTTATATAAAACTAAgatcaaagattttttaaattaagaaagcaCAAGAATTCTTATGCTGTGAATCCTtccatatgtgtgtatttatatatatatatgtatataaatagacACAAGCAGCAAAGCATTTCCTCACTTCAGAATAAGGAAGACACTAAAAGTATCTGGTGAAAGGCTGGGCTGGAATGTCCCTCAGTTCCTGCACCTTTCTTAAGGAATATTTCACCAAGGGGACAGTGCCTGTTCAAATAGCTTAGAGAGAGATGGCGCTCCGCACAGATGTCGGCAGCTTAGGGCATGATGTGCAGGAAGAGGCTGGCAGCCCCGGAACAGAGGCGGACACAGccatcctccctctctccctctccccctgggGCCCACCTGGGCTTTGCCCTGGGCCTTATCCTTCTCTCTGCAAACCACCTTCCTGTGTTCCACCTGCAGGGCACTTGAACTTCCACATGACTGCAGCCACCTGGCATCTCTATTCCAAATTCCTGGCAGACTTTCTGTCTGGCCCACCTGAGCTCAGGTATCCAGCACTTGTCTAATCGGCTGGCAGAGGTGGCAGGGAGGAAGTGTTCTGTGGTATTTGGAGCAGTTTCTTCTAGCCTGTGAGTGGGCAAGTGCTGTaagaatgaggaaatgaaaagaagctCTGGtacacctttcccctctctttccacCCTCAACACTGCACTGTAACTGTTCTGTTTTTGAACCAACGTCAGGAGGCTGAGTTCCTCTAGGGCGAAGGCTAAATCTTACTCCTCTGTGCCTCCAGTGCCTTCCACAAcccctggcacagagcagcagCTCGACAGAAGTCTGTAGCACTGAGCTGTACTCCCCGGTCTCTGCTCAGCTCCCAGGCTGTTTTCCCACCGTGCTCTCAGTCTCTGCACCCTATCCTGTTCCCCCACTCCAGAGGGGACCACCCAACTCCTCTGAtcctttacagaaagaaaaacctCACGTGCAAAATCCACCAGGGGCCCCCTGCTCAGGGCCAGCAGGAGAGATGCACCCACTGCAGGGGTGAGTTGAGAACAGTCACATCAAGGGGCTTCAACCCCCAGCTGGCCCCGCTTCTCAACTCTACCTATTCTATTCCCCTTCATCATCTTGTCGGAGGAATACCAttactgtatttgaacattataGTTCCACCATAGACAAATACATCAAACATCTATTACCattgctctattttttaaagtcacagaGAATCAGAGGGCTGATGCCATTCTAGGTCTGGTCTTCAGCCCTGAAGTACAGAAAGGTAACTTGATCATTCTCCAGACATAGCTTGAGTTGGGGAGATCTGACTCACACCAACCAAACTCACAGAAGACTGAAAAATTCAGGTGCAAAGTTATTTATGAATAGTAGCCAAGAAGCCTAAGCACATGCAGTCACTGATCTGTAGGAAAGACTACGTGGAAATCCCAACTATTAGAAGAGCAATGAAGAAAACTACATGCCCGAGGCTGAGGACCATCCCAAGTACGCCAGGAGTCCCTGACACCCTGCGCACACAGAACTCCTTGAGAGATGAGCAGAGGGACTCGATGCCATGGCGTGAGAGTGCTGCTGAAGAAGGTATAAGACTCTTCTGGGCAGACAGGAGGAAGGGCCCAGCACTGTAAAAGACCCAGGCTGACGGGAAACAGTGACAAGTTCAATGTGCTCACAGCGCAGGATGcgtgcctggggctgggaaggggagtgggagggaaggccAGATAGTGAAATCTCTTTATGGCAAATGGCAGCATTTGGCCTTACTCTTTGAGTAAGTCCCTTAGGCCGAAGGAAGGAGCTGTCGGGGTTTGCTGTGGAAGTCAGCCGGCAGAAGTGCAGGCAGCTGCAGTGGCGCAGGCAGGAAGTAAGGTGTGCCGCACCCTGTGCATCCCAGCGGGGACGGAGCAAGGCCGGATGGAGAGAGAATACACGGCTTTGGGACTGATTCCTCGCTGCTCCCCAGACACACCATTTTCACATTTGTTCATAACTTGATGGGCCGTAAATGGAAAATAACAGGaaattataaatttcttataTTCTCTCAAGCGTCTTCTCTACCTTTAAGTGCATGATGGAAAATAATGTCTtggtttttaaatcctcacctgaggatatgtttattgatttttagagagaaagggagagaaaaagaaatatggatgtgagagaaacattgattggttacttCCCGTACCTACTCCGACAGGGGAGCGAATCCACAATCTTTTGGTGAATGGAATGACACTCCTGCCAACttagccaccagccagggcaataatgtttttttaatgaaaggagaAATCAGGACTTCCCCCAAAGCCACTAAATTCCAAGAAAGCTCACGAAAACACAGTTTTAAAGGAGTGTAATACACATTTAAGCCTAGACACCGGCCAAAATGTGTACAGACATTGAGCTGCTAACTTGCTTTGGAGGTTTGACTAGTTAATTTCTCTGTGGTAGGTATTAGTCTAAAACTTGGAGAAATCCATCATTTAGAAAGCAACACTAAATCACAGTAAAATTTTGGTCCCTATACAACGTACCTTAAAAGTTATTATAAAGCTTTGTTTTCTTgcc
This window encodes:
- the HSDL1 gene encoding inactive hydroxysteroid dehydrogenase-like protein 1; this encodes MAAVDSFYLLYREIARSCNCYVEALALVGAWYTARKSITVICDFYSLIRLHFVPRLVSRADLVKQYGRWAVVSGATDGIGKAYAEELASRGLNIVLISRNQEKLQMVAKDIADTYKVETDIIVADFSSGREIYDPIREALRDKDIGILVNNVGVFYPYPQYFTQVSEDKLWDIVNVNIAAASLMVHIVLPGMVERKKGAVVTISSGSCCKPTPQLAAYSASKAYLDHFSRALQYEYASKGIFVQSLIPFYVATGVTAPGSFLHKCRWLVPSPKVYAHHAVSTLGISKRTTGYWSHSIQFLFAQYMPEWLWVWGANILNRSLRKEALSCSA